A portion of the Oncorhynchus nerka isolate Pitt River linkage group LG27, Oner_Uvic_2.0, whole genome shotgun sequence genome contains these proteins:
- the LOC135565235 gene encoding palmitoyltransferase ZDHHC1-like, with amino-acid sequence MDVCKPNPNRTAPVSEAGPRRDLPLCSRTNGWSWPPHPFQLLAWLLYLFFAVTGFGVFVPLLPSHWIPAGYICTGIMFVCHLFVHLMAVSIDPADYNVRAKSYHGPVPVFDRTKHAHVIENSHCYLCEVDV; translated from the exons ATGGACGTGTGTAAACCCAACCCCAACCGTACGGCCCCAGTGAGTGAGGCTGGGCCCCGGCGGGACCTGCCTCTGTGCTCCAGGACCAACGGGTGGAGCTGGCCTCCACACCCCTTCCAGCTCCTGGCATGGCTCCTCTACCTCTTCTTCGCTGTCACCGGGTTTGGAGTGTTTGTCCCTTTGCTCCCCTCCCACTGGATCCCTGCTGGCTACATT TGCACGGGCATCATGTTTGTGTGTCACCTGTTCGTCCACCTGATGGCGGTCTCCATCGACCCCGCGGACTACAACGTCAGGGCCAAGAGCTACCACGGCCCCGTGCCCGTGTTCGACCGCACCAAACACGCCCACGTCATCGAGAACAGCCACTGCTACCTCTGTGAAGTAGACGTGTGA